A single window of Nicotiana sylvestris chromosome 5, ASM39365v2, whole genome shotgun sequence DNA harbors:
- the LOC138868489 gene encoding uncharacterized protein: MGSLAFIPAEETPLALDIQSLANKLVRLNISEPSRVLTCVVAQSSLLGQIKAQQFDDPHLVVLREMVLQGGAKEVSIGKDGVLRLQGPLCVPNVDGLRERILEEAHIHKAGLPTSADAYTRVEVERINMDFVIGLPRTLQKFDSVWVIVDKLTKSSHFIPVATTYTIERYAQIYIREIVQLHSVPISIISDRGPQFTSHFWRAVQTIESINESQAQYDVIPHLQGGDEETVPDLNYPRVSGNEVGSDARAMSHDTPFMTPPFQ, encoded by the exons atgggtagcttggcattcattccagcagaggagacgccactagccttggacattcagtccttggctaataaACTTGTGAGGTTgaatatttcagagcccagtcgagttcttacgtgtgtggttgctcagtcttcgttattggggcagatcaaggcccaacagttcgatgatccacatttggtggTTCTCAGAGAGATGGTGCTTCAGGGAGGTGCCAAGGAGGTATCTATTGGCaaggatggtgttttgcgactccagggtcctctatgtgttcctaatgttgatggtttgagagagaggattctagaggaggcacacattCACA AGGCCGGGttgcctacttcagcagatgcctataccagagtggaagtggagCGTATTAACATGGATTTCGTAATTGGGTTGCCGCGGACTTTGCAGAAGTTTGattcagtatgggtcattgttgacaaGTTGACCAAGTCGTCCCACTTTATTCCAGTGGCGACTACTTACACAATAGAGAGGtatgctcagatttacattcgggagatagtccagTTGCACAgtgtgcctatttccatcatatcagacagaggccctcagttcacttcccatttctggagagctgttcaga CTATTGAATCCATTAATGAAAGCCAGGCCCAGTATGATGTCATACCTCACCTTCAGGGAGGAGATGAGGAAACCGTGCCTGACCTAAATTATCCTCGTGTTAGTGGAAATGAAGTGGGCAGTGATGCAAGAGCAATGAGTCATGATACTCCATTTATGACTCCTCCATTCCAGTAG